The Pleuronectes platessa chromosome 11, fPlePla1.1, whole genome shotgun sequence genome includes a window with the following:
- the LOC128450904 gene encoding zinc finger protein with KRAB and SCAN domains 8-like → MSSVQLLRVLVHERINAAAEDFLLQVEEGGGKARVPELRAMLTERLAAAGEQILAGLEETLLESEERVERTERSQREVCRQRRLLDAAMQPVVRLHRAVCPADVQQLMVNKEEVPPEQQQWSPLVDQEDPEPPHIKEEQEEPWTTQDGQQLQGLEEADVKFTVAVKSEEDEEKLKSSKIHPSETKDNRADCGGPEPARNSDPDVLLQPGPEDKAEDSSETEVSEDDWIEPLSDMECKTEKKTFSCSECGKRFNHRCSLYLHMRIHTGEKPFICSECGKRFHQRGDLNRHERSHTGEKPFSCSECGERFNQRGSLNRHKRLHTGEKPFRCSECDKRFSHSCHLNTHMRIHTGEKPFSCSECGKRFNQRGDLNIHMRSHTGEKPFSCSECGKRFSRRCHLTAHMRSHTGEKPFSCSECGKRFIHSFHLNRHKRSHTGEKPFS, encoded by the exons ATGTCCtccgtgcagctgctgcgggtgttGGTACATGAGCGGATCAACGCGGCCGCTGaagacttcctgctgcaggtggaggaaggaggaggaaaggctcGAGTCCCGGAGCTGAGAGCGATGCTCACCGAGCGGCTCGCGGCTGCGGGGGAGCAGATCCTCGCGGGACTGGAGGAAACCTTGTTAGAGTCCGAGGAGCGAGTGGAGCGGACAGAGCGGTCCCAGCGGGAGGTCtgccgccagaggaggctgctcgatgccgcgatgcagcccgtagtccggctgcacagagcag tgtgtcctgcagacgtccagcaactgatggtgaataaagaagaggttccccctgagcagcagcagtggagcccccttgtggaccaggaggacccagagcccccccacattaaagaagagcaggaggaaccgtggaccactcaggatggacagcagcttcaaggactggaggaggctgatgtCAAGTTCACTgtcgctgtgaagagtgaagaagatgaagagaaacttaaatcgtcAAAGATTCATCCGAGTGAGACGAAGGATAACAGAgcggactgtggaggaccagaaccagccaggaactcagaTCCTGATGTACTTTTACAACCCGGTCCTGAGGACAAGgctgaagactcttctgagactgaagtcagtgaggatgattggattgagcctctaagtgatatggaatgtaagacagaaaaaaaaacatttagttgctctgagtgtggtaaaagatttaaccataGGTGCAGTCTATAtctacatatgaggattcatacaggagagaaaccgtttatttgctctgagtgtggtaaacgaTTTCACCAGAGGGGTGATCTAAATAGACATgagaggagtcatacaggagagaaaccgtttagttgctctgagtgtggtgaaagatttaaccaaaggggCAGTCTAAATAGACATAAGAggcttcatacaggagagaaaccgtttaggtgctctgagtgtgataaaCGATTTAGCCATAGTTgtcatctaaatacacatatgaggattcatactggagagaaaccgtttagttgctctgagtgtggtaaaagatttaaccaaaggggtgatctaaatatacatatgaggagtcatacaggagagaaaccgtttagttgctctgagtgtggtaaaagatttagccgTAGGTGCCATTTAACTgcacatatgaggagtcatacaggagagaaaccgtttagttgctctgagtgtggtaaaagatttatccATAGTTTCCATCTAAATAGACATaagaggagtcatacaggagagaaaccgtttagttga